AGTAATCACTCAACTCATCACCATGCATCTTTCAAGCATACACATGTTTATATTCAACTGTTCCACATAGTACAATCACACCAAGCAATCATTTCAATCACTAGACCGATACAGATACATAAATCTGCTGTAGAAATTAGTTAGCAAAAAAATAGTTTGCTAGTAATGTAGATTCGTCAACATATTGATTCGCTGGAGCATATAAGCGTCAGCGAATTGATTCACTGTTGACACCACAATTCAACAGCGGAAACTGATTTACTGTAAACAATACAATTTGGTAGTGAAAACTATGTCGCTATAGATAACACAATTCGATAATGAAAACTGAGTTGCTGTAGACAACACAATTCAACAGTGAAAATTAACTCACTGCAAACACCACAATTCGGCAAAGCTATGAGAACTGCCTCgctgcagacaacacaatttgGCAGCAAAAATTGAGTTGCTGTGGACAACACAATTTTAGCAATGAAAATTAAGTCGCTACAGACAACACAATTTGGTAACGAATATTAACTTGCTACAGATACCATAATTTGACAGTACAGCGAGAACTAACTCGCTGTAGACAACACAATTCAGCAGCGAAAACTAATTCACTACTGACAACACAATTCGTTAGTGAAAATTGACTCACTGCAAATTGTGTGATTTAGAAATGGACAACCAAGTTGTGTTACTGCAGATTCAAAAATTGGATGGCCAAACTGCATCACTGCTGATTCAGAAATCAACAACAATAAACTATGTCACTATTGATTCAAAAATTGACAGTGATGATGGGGTCAATTCTTGACTTTAcctgctattttatttttggtgtttacagtaacattaaaattatcaagacatggtttttggttttttttattaaaacttgttttttagaatacgatgattatttatttaaaaaatgttctgctattaaatttttttttttgtcaaaataggAAAGAAATGAATGAATAATGAACAAGAGTTTgaatgtatttaaataattagaatttttatgaatatttattttaattgtcttgaatatttatttaaaaaaatgttgttaataaaaagcataaaaatatataaataataaaagagaattttgataaaagaaatatatttttttcaaaattcaaatcattgaagtttttaaatgaatatttatttgacttgttataagattaaataaaaatatatattatctggCGCCCGAGCATACTAAAAAGTACaaatactaaatataaaagCATGTTGTTGATATGTTCTACAGAATTTAATTTGCTGCTCCTGTCATGCCAACAAACTATATACTTTCAACAATTGGAAAGGCTGGTGCTGCAATTGACCTTCTCCCTTATAGCAAATTTTTGCACCTTTCCAGAGAAATTGACTGGTAAATCCCCAAAAACAATAGACTTTGGAATCATATGGTCTGGCAATCGATTACCACAGAAGTTAGTAATCTCTTCAGCAGTAGCACCAAAACCTTCCTTCACTTTAACAAGTGCACACGGCACCTCATTCAAAAGAGCATCAGGTTGTCCAACAACAGCAGCCTCTGAAACCTTTGGATGACTTAACAGCACTGCCTCCACCTCCAGTGTGCTTATAGCCTCTCCCCCTGAAATGATGATATCCTTACCTCGGTCCTTCATTTGTATGTAACCATTCTGATGCCTAACTCCAAGGTCCCCTGTGTGATACCATCCACCCCTAAAAGCTTCTTGAGTAACTTGTGAATTCTTGAGGTACCCTGACATCAAAATGTTGCTTCTAAACATGACTTCACCAATGGTTTTCCCATCATATGGTACGCTCTTCATGGTGTTTGGATCCTTTACATCAACCCCTTCAAGTAAGAGGTTGTGCAGTCCCTCGcggtttctaattttttcttgttcattttCGAAGGTAGAATCCAATTCAGGTTTCCATGGCCTAACGATTGCTGGACCGAGGGCTTCCGTCATGCCGTAACCATGATACACATTAAACCCCAATCCTTCGACCTTGGTGAGAATCTCTGAATATGGGAATGGACCGGCTATGATAACATTGACATTGAATGGAAGTGGATTTTGGTTACCAGCTGGTGCATTTGCAATGGTGTTCAAAATAGCTGGTGGACCGCAGAAGTGAGTTACCTTGTGAAGTGATATTGAATCAAATATGACTTCTGCTGAGACATTTCTAAGGCAGATGTTTGTAGCACCAAGAGCAGCCATTGCCCAAGTAAGGCACCATCCATTGCATCGAAACATGTCCACTGTCCATAGAAACACTGGCATTTGTCTCATGTCAAATCTGAATATCTCTGCCAAAGAATTGAGGTAGGCAGCTCTATGACTGTATATCACTCCTTTAGGTTTCCCGGTGGAACCTGAAGTATAATTTACTGAAATTGGATCACATTCTTTGTTCGGTCGAATTATCGTAAAATCATCTCTCCCCATTTCTAGAAGACCATTGTAATCCAGGTCACATGATATGTTTTTGCAGTCCATTGAAGAAGTTGATTTGTCACACTCGGGGATTCCCACGAGGTGGGGTGGCTTGACACTTTTTAGAGAGAGTAGGTCCAGTGCCTTGAGTGCAACATCATTGAACTGGTAATCCACAAAAATGAGTTTGGCGTTCAATTGCTCTAATGTCAATGCCAATGTGGATGCGTCTAACCTGGTATTAAGCGCACAAAGAACTGCCCCAGCCATTGGAACACCAAAATGCAGTTCGTAAAGTGCTGGAACATTAGGGGCCAAAGCTACAACCTGGCCATGGAAGACAACTATTAGAAATGGCAagatttcaatttcattgtGGCAGCATGTAAGATCCAGTGATCCGTTAGAttagtttttttccccttggAAAGTCACCCCTCCATACGTTAGGCCACCAGTTCCTTGACAATATGGAATCTTACATgcatttactaaaaaaaaacatgacgtTTGACTTAATTAAAAGGGCAGCTCAAGTAGCTATTTCATGCATTTGAGTTTGTTAAAATGGTTGAAACCTTGACAGAGAGGTGgcacttcaaaaataaaagtagaaggatcaaaataaaatttttttaacggTTAGAGACTACGTTTTCGTTGGTCAAAGGATCAGGACAGGTTGGAACCAATTAACCATAATTAATCAATGTTAGAAAAGGGGTGCAACGTTGTGCTTGGTAGATGGTAGCTTTTGCTTCTTCTATTCTAACTGTATAGAATATGCCTTTCGGATTTCTGTTGGAATGGGTTAATTGAATCTTAAATCGTTGGACAAAATATATGCACTAAGCAAGCAGATAGTGAATTGAGAAATGACTTAATATACAGTCCAacctttgtttttaaaagttgtcATGATGGGGTTGGCATCTGTTAAGGTAACAAAAGATTAGATGCGATGCAATTTCAATGCAAGAAAATTACACTTGCACATGATAGCTCTTGTTGGAAGTCACAAGCGGACTTTGTGTCATAAGTCAATGGAACCACTATCCTCCTAGtagacattattattattattattactacaacATTGTTAGGCGCTATACCttgggttaaattaatttttttttttttaacataaaaaatattaaaaaattgttatcaTATTTTCTATAAACACCTCGCTTCAAACTAGTAAATTAGTGCaagaaattgtaaattttttattgaaaaatgataGATTAGAGAAAAAGTTatgtatcaaaataaacatgtacaagtgattaatttcaatttcagatgagaaaaagaaatatatcagtacatgaaatattaaataataataaatcatgtaAGTTTCTCGATCggctaaaataattatttgaaagagaaaatcttataaatttaagTGATATTATTTGGAGAATAAAAGGAAGTTTCGAATAAATTAATGTAGGTCTCTTTTGCGTGGAAAATGTTGATTTACAGAATAAACTCATGCACAAAAGTGCGAATGGAACTAAAAGTGGTAAAGACTCTAAgaaatttttataatagttataaacaagaataaatgAATTAGTCTAAGACCCACGATGATTTAAGTAAATTATACAATATgcaaaattcagatttttggtgaaaaattatCGActgtttaattttacaattttgaGTGTATCTCTTAATCTGAATTTTGAATCGAGCTATAATTTTACGAGAGGTATTCATACATATTGATTTACTAAGGTTACAATTTCAAGACAATTAGAGCTTGGGAAGGTCctaaatatcaaattttagTGGTTAGTGCATAAAACAATGGAAGTTTAAGTTGGGGCCATGTTGTAATTATGGAAAGTTTGGGGCAAGAGTATAATAAATAAAGTGAGAGCATTTAAATTGTGAATGGCTTCTACTAGATTCTACTAGAAACCATTCATGGTCAGCCactttatttaagaaaaaagggcaaagttttgttgatttttacttgatttcCACGTAATTCATCCATTTAAACACTAGATAAGAGTGAGTAAAGGATCAAAATAGAGTTTTAAAGGAATTTGAACTAATAATTGAAGACTTGAAGTTTTGGAGAGTATAAAGGGACGGGCCGGGAGGAAACAattagaggaagaagaaaacttgttttgaacatctttttccttcaaatttcttGTGTTTAAGAGGTGAGAAATTTTGATTCAATCTTGGTTTGAGTTTATCTTGTGAAATGATACATTTTAGTTGAAAAATGCATGATGGAAATTTGATGATTGAAAGATTGTTTATTGATGAAATTGTgtatgaataatatttataagcaTGATAAATGATTTGGTAATGGTTCAATTGaaagaattgaagaagaaaaattgtgTCCCATAATTGATTTGGGATGAGTTTcgaccaaaaagaaaaatcaaggggAGTTGGGATTTTGATGAAATTGTTATGAAGATTGCATAAAATTGTGTTTGTATGCGTAGTTAATAAATGAAACAAGATGTAAACATTACTAATTAAAAAGGGAAGAACCCATTGTTTGTCTATCAAGTCTTGTTCACATGAAATAGTTGTAATTGTCTCAATTCATGAAGAATTTATGTTTGAATGTATGAAgtgaacattttaaaattaattgtacACGTATTGAAAAGGAAATCCATCCTTACCTTACCATGGATAGAGGTTTCAATCAACTCTACTTAAAGGGCTTAGAATTGTTGGTTTAA
This Populus alba chromosome 7, ASM523922v2, whole genome shotgun sequence DNA region includes the following protein-coding sequences:
- the LOC118030553 gene encoding butanoate--CoA ligase AAE1 is translated as MEGLVLCPANYVPLSPISFLERAATVYGDKTSIVYGSYVRFSWKDTFARCLKLASALVQLKIFPGDVVVALAPNVPALYELHFGVPMAGAVLCALNTRLDASTLALTLEQLNAKLIFVDYQFNDVALKALDLLSLKSVKPPHLVGIPECDKSTSSMDCKNISCDLDYNGLLEMGRDDFTIIRPNKECDPISVNYTSGSTGKPKGVIYSHRAAYLNSLAEIFRFDMRQMPVFLWTVDMFRCNGWCLTWAMAALGATNICLRNVSAEVIFDSISLHKVTHFCGPPAILNTIANAPAGNQNPLPFNVNVIIAGPFPYSEILTKVEGLGFNVYHGYGMTEALGPAIVRPWKPELDSTFENEQEKIRNREGLHNLLLEGVDVKDPNTMKSVPYDGKTIGEVMFRSNILMSGYLKNSQVTQEAFRGGWYHTGDLGVRHQNGYIQMKDRGKDIIISGGEAISTLEVEAVLLSHPKVSEAAVVGQPDALLNEVPCALVKVKEGFGATAEEITNFCGNRLPDHMIPKSIVFGDLPVNFSGKVQKFAIREKVNCSTSLSNC